CCATTTCCTACGAAATATTCTGCGCCATCGGCCCGAAAAATTTGAGGACATACATTAAATGAAGACCAGGATACATGCTATATTGAGGGCAACCATCGACGATTGCGTTGAGCGAGGACTCCTTTCAAAAGCGCCGATCCCACCATATGTCATAGAAATCCCGAATAACTCAGCACATGGTCATTTTGCAACCAATGTGTCGATGACGCTCGCGTCCAGCCAGAGGCGGAGGCCGACGGACATCGCAACAACAATCATAGAAAATCTCAAGGACGAAGCACACCTCCTGGAGTCCGTAGAAATCGCCGGGCCCGGATTTATCAATTTCAGAATCCGGGCGGAGGAGTGGTGCAGGCTGCTGGCCGAGATCGGGAATCCTGAGACCGAGTACGGCCGGGTGGACGCCGGCACCGGCGAAAACGTCCTGGTTGAATTCGTCAGCGCCAACCCCACCGGACCGCTCCATCTGGGTCATGGCCGGGGGGCCGCCCTGGGCGATACCCTCTGCCGGATTCTTGCCTTTTGCGGCCACAAGGTGGTGCGGGAGTTTTACGTCAACGACGCCGGCGCCCAGGTCCGACTCCTGGGCGAATCCATTTACTCCCGATTCAGGCAGCTCAGGGACCCGGATTACCCCTTCCCTGAAAATGGGTACCATGGGGACTATATTCTCGATCTGGCCGGTGTCATTTCCCGGGAAACGGAACTCGACGCCCTTCCAGAGGAGGAGGCCATCGCCTGGTGCGCCGAGAAGGGGAAAGAGATGATGCTGGAGGAGATCAAGGCGGATCTGAGCCGTTTCAGGGTGGCCTTTGACACATGGTCCAGCGAAACAGACCTCCATGCGTCAGGTCTCTTACGAGACACCCTGGAGGTGATCCGGGCTGACGGGCATCTCTATGAAAAGGATGGGGCCACCTGGATCAGAACATCTGAATTCGGGGACGATAAGGACAGGGTAATCCGTAAAAAGGATGGGCAGTTTACCTATTTTGCTTCTGACATTGCATACCATTTGCAAAAATACAGAAAAGGCTTTACAAGAGCGGTGAACATATGGGGGGCGGACCATCATGGGTATGTCCCGCGGATCAAGGCCGCGCTTTCCGCGCACGGCATTTCGGAAAGCTGGCTGTCAGTGTTGCTGATCCAACTGGTGAAACTCTGGGAAGGCGGCCAGGAGATCCGTATGTCCAAGAGAGCGGGGAGTTTCGTCACGCTCAAGGAGTTGATGGATGCCGTCGGGGAGGATGCGGTCCGATTTGTATTTCTCATGAAGAATCACGACTCTCCCCTGGATTTTGACATGGACCTTGTAAAAAAACGGGACAGCGATAATCCAGTGTATTATGTCCAGTATGCCCATGCCAGGGTATGCAGCATCTTCCGGAAGGCTGAAGCTGAAGGCATCTTGCTACCGCGCACACCCGCCGATCTGTCCAGCCACCTCACATTGGATGAGGAGTTGGCAATGATCAGGACAATGGCGGATTTCCCATCCCTTTTGACGGAGATCTGCACGACGCTGGAGGCCCATCGACTGACATATTATCTGACAGATCTCGCCGCGCTGTTTCACCGGTATTTCAATCTGGGCACTAAGGCCCCCCAGTGCCGGGTGGTTACCGCGGACACCGCCTTAACCCAGGCAAGACTGGTCCTGTCGGAAGGGGTTCGAACCGTTATTGCCACCGGCTTGGGGCTTCTCGGCATCGATGCCCCCCAGAAGATGTGAATTGCGATATCCATTACCTGTACCTGTGACCCGATAACCAGCACAATTAAAGCCATGCTTCATACCA
Above is a window of Deltaproteobacteria bacterium DNA encoding:
- the argS gene encoding arginine--tRNA ligase, giving the protein MKTRIHAILRATIDDCVERGLLSKAPIPPYVIEIPNNSAHGHFATNVSMTLASSQRRRPTDIATTIIENLKDEAHLLESVEIAGPGFINFRIRAEEWCRLLAEIGNPETEYGRVDAGTGENVLVEFVSANPTGPLHLGHGRGAALGDTLCRILAFCGHKVVREFYVNDAGAQVRLLGESIYSRFRQLRDPDYPFPENGYHGDYILDLAGVISRETELDALPEEEAIAWCAEKGKEMMLEEIKADLSRFRVAFDTWSSETDLHASGLLRDTLEVIRADGHLYEKDGATWIRTSEFGDDKDRVIRKKDGQFTYFASDIAYHLQKYRKGFTRAVNIWGADHHGYVPRIKAALSAHGISESWLSVLLIQLVKLWEGGQEIRMSKRAGSFVTLKELMDAVGEDAVRFVFLMKNHDSPLDFDMDLVKKRDSDNPVYYVQYAHARVCSIFRKAEAEGILLPRTPADLSSHLTLDEELAMIRTMADFPSLLTEICTTLEAHRLTYYLTDLAALFHRYFNLGTKAPQCRVVTADTALTQARLVLSEGVRTVIATGLGLLGIDAPQKM